The following proteins are encoded in a genomic region of Cetobacterium sp. 8H:
- a CDS encoding SDR family NAD(P)-dependent oxidoreductase, translating to MELGLKDKVVVVTGGTKGIGYATVLEFLKEGAKVALCSIDDNFSSVQKELESIKSSNEIYIEKVDMSQSEQVYRFSKNVYQKFGKIDCWINNVGAVGYKKGDEYDDEEIDFIVGVCFKSVIFGSQAAYRYMKGKGGVIVNVSSLAARCSSAGRSTLYGPLKSAINNLTNTLAGEYCADQIRVTCIMPGFTITPLTKSQISKEELEKNSNATLLRRMALPEEIAKPIVFLASDAASYMTATTIEVSGGRSMTLNPTFAYEKLNIKK from the coding sequence ATGGAATTAGGATTAAAAGATAAAGTTGTTGTTGTAACTGGTGGAACTAAGGGTATAGGATACGCTACAGTATTAGAATTTTTGAAAGAAGGCGCAAAAGTAGCACTGTGTTCAATTGATGATAATTTTTCTTCTGTACAAAAAGAGCTTGAATCTATCAAGAGTTCTAATGAAATCTATATAGAAAAAGTAGATATGTCTCAAAGTGAACAAGTTTATAGATTTTCTAAAAATGTTTATCAAAAATTCGGAAAAATTGATTGTTGGATTAATAATGTAGGAGCAGTAGGTTATAAAAAAGGTGATGAATATGATGATGAAGAGATAGATTTTATTGTAGGAGTATGTTTTAAATCTGTTATATTTGGAAGTCAAGCAGCATATAGGTATATGAAGGGAAAGGGAGGAGTAATTGTAAACGTAAGTTCACTTGCAGCGAGATGTTCTTCAGCAGGAAGAAGTACACTATATGGACCTTTAAAGTCAGCTATAAATAATTTAACCAATACTTTAGCTGGAGAATACTGCGCTGATCAAATTAGAGTAACTTGTATTATGCCTGGATTCACAATAACTCCTTTAACAAAAAGTCAAATATCAAAAGAGGAACTAGAAAAAAATTCAAATGCAACGTTATTAAGAAGAATGGCTTTACCAGAGGAGATAGCAAAACCAATAGTTTTTCTTGCAAGTGATGCAGCAAGTTATATGACTGCAACAACTATAGAAGTTTCAGGTGGAAGAAGTATGACTTTAAATCCAACATTTGCATATGAAAAATTAAATATAAAAAAATAG
- a CDS encoding L-2-amino-thiazoline-4-carboxylic acid hydrolase translates to MSKITNNPHILNNEKSNIQRGAIGHRATWMALTYLAAKNEGKEEEGEKFAREAISKTGFRDGEALKKLCGTEEIDCSHFGDIFLTPVLRDTFEVDFKNKTEDRLDVEFNHCPLLKAWQDLGLDDETCAKLCDIAMDGDRNIAKGMGLDFHLGDTIAQGHPTCKISFFKNK, encoded by the coding sequence ATGTCAAAAATAACAAATAATCCACACATTTTAAACAATGAAAAGTCAAATATTCAAAGAGGAGCAATAGGGCATAGAGCTACTTGGATGGCATTAACGTATTTGGCAGCTAAAAATGAAGGTAAAGAGGAAGAGGGAGAAAAGTTTGCGAGAGAAGCTATTTCTAAAACAGGTTTTAGAGATGGTGAAGCATTAAAAAAATTATGTGGAACTGAAGAGATAGATTGTAGTCATTTTGGAGATATTTTTTTAACTCCAGTTTTAAGAGATACTTTTGAAGTGGATTTTAAAAATAAAACTGAAGATAGATTAGATGTTGAGTTTAATCATTGTCCACTATTAAAAGCATGGCAAGATTTAGGATTAGATGATGAAACATGTGCAAAGTTATGTGATATAGCAATGGATGGAGATAGAAATATTGCAAAGGGAATGGGATTAGATTTTCATTTAGGAGATACTATTGCTCAAGGACATCCAACTTGTAAAATTTCTTTCTTCAAAAATAAGTAG